A stretch of the Pseudomonadota bacterium genome encodes the following:
- a CDS encoding nucleotidyltransferase family protein, protein MQIDTIILAGGKGTRLSGILPDIPKPMAPINGIPFLDILLSQLNPYPYITKVMLAVGYKSDVIINRYKNSAAYNFKILFSEEKVLLGTGGAIKKALSFANTDDVLVLNGDSYIEVDINKLIIFHKANKASITIVLKEISDANRYGSVKIDDQLRILLFEEKNSSNHTGLINAGAYLIKKNLFDSIDKDREISFEREILPDLIKGNAYGYITSGIFIDIGIPDDYKRAQAELANHIV, encoded by the coding sequence ATGCAAATAGATACAATCATTCTCGCAGGTGGAAAAGGTACAAGACTAAGCGGCATCCTCCCGGATATTCCGAAACCAATGGCTCCGATTAATGGAATACCCTTTTTGGATATATTATTATCGCAGCTTAACCCTTACCCTTACATAACAAAAGTGATGCTTGCGGTTGGATACAAATCAGACGTAATAATAAACAGATATAAAAATTCTGCTGCTTATAATTTTAAAATCCTGTTTTCTGAGGAAAAGGTGTTGTTAGGAACAGGTGGCGCAATAAAAAAGGCGCTATCTTTTGCAAACACGGACGATGTGCTTGTTTTAAATGGTGATTCATACATAGAAGTTGACATTAACAAATTAATAATTTTTCACAAAGCCAATAAGGCTTCAATAACCATTGTTTTAAAAGAGATTAGCGATGCCAACAGATATGGTAGCGTAAAAATAGATGATCAGCTCAGAATACTTTTATTTGAAGAAAAGAACAGTTCAAATCATACCGGCCTAATAAATGCTGGAGCTTACCTGATAAAAAAGAATCTTTTTGACAGCATCGACAAAGATCGGGAAATATCTTTTGAACGCGAGATATTACCTGATTTAATAAAAGGTAATGCATACGGTTATATAACCAGCGGGATATTTATTGATATTGGCATTCCTGATGACTACAAAAGGGCGCAAGCAGAATTAGCGAATCACATCGTTTGA